Proteins from a genomic interval of Acomys russatus chromosome 19, mAcoRus1.1, whole genome shotgun sequence:
- the Tmem270 gene encoding transmembrane protein 270 isoform X2, with protein sequence MAIFQHWVLGLAKEARGSGSDAAHLLPGVVITCPLGLALRAGLAVLWVPIWLLLWGPRLAYEVGLCCTRTVRLALGHLGACEPLAVSAATFRDLFLSCLHSLMLVALLMLLLTWRLVQKAHHFGLSWLPSQNSVLLEALALLRRLYLWAEHTTTLTSWNLAYLVTWTTCLASHLLQAAFEHTAQLAQAQEAKSQETSGPLPQFLIPESSITEAEPLPSQPGTPGE encoded by the exons ATGGCCATCTTTCAGCACTGGGTGTTGGGGCTGGCCAAGGAGGCCCGGGGCTCTGGAAGTGACGCGGCCCACCTGCTTCCGGGAGTCGTCATAACCTGCCCTCTGGGCTTGGCCCTTCGAGCTGGACTGGCAGTGCTATGGGTCCCCAtatggctgctgctctggggacCTAGGCTGGCATACGAAGTCGGGTTGTGCTGTACCCGCACCGTGAGACTGGCCCTGGGGCACCTGGGTGCCTGTGAACCTCTGGCCGTGTCTGCGGCCACTTTCAGGGACCTGTTTCTCTCCTGCCTGCATAGCCTGATGCTGGTGGCCCTGCTGATGCTGCTGTTAACCTGGAGGCTGGTGCAGAAAGCCCATCACTTTGGTCTGAGCTGGTTACCCAGCCAG AATTCGGTGTTGCTGGAAGCCTTGGCACTACTGAGACGCCTCTACTTGTGGGCGGAGCACACAACCACACTCACTTCCTGGAACCTGGCCTATCTTGTCACTTGGACTAcctgccttgcttcccacctgcttcaggctgcctttgaacaCACAGCCCAACTGGCACAAGCCCAGGAGGCCAAGTCCCAGGAGACCTCGGGGCCCTTGCCTCAGTTCTTAATTCCGGAATCTTCCATCACTGAGGCTGAGCCCCTCCCATCCCAGCCTGGAACCCCCGGAGAATAA
- the Tmem270 gene encoding transmembrane protein 270 isoform X1 — protein MEATSRDRSGLLRILLQVGRLSALLIQNRTHLYRFLLLKMAIFQHWVLGLAKEARGSGSDAAHLLPGVVITCPLGLALRAGLAVLWVPIWLLLWGPRLAYEVGLCCTRTVRLALGHLGACEPLAVSAATFRDLFLSCLHSLMLVALLMLLLTWRLVQKAHHFGLSWLPSQNSVLLEALALLRRLYLWAEHTTTLTSWNLAYLVTWTTCLASHLLQAAFEHTAQLAQAQEAKSQETSGPLPQFLIPESSITEAEPLPSQPGTPGE, from the exons CTGATCCAGAACCGCACGCACCTGTACCGCTTCCTGCTCCTGAAGATGGCCATCTTTCAGCACTGGGTGTTGGGGCTGGCCAAGGAGGCCCGGGGCTCTGGAAGTGACGCGGCCCACCTGCTTCCGGGAGTCGTCATAACCTGCCCTCTGGGCTTGGCCCTTCGAGCTGGACTGGCAGTGCTATGGGTCCCCAtatggctgctgctctggggacCTAGGCTGGCATACGAAGTCGGGTTGTGCTGTACCCGCACCGTGAGACTGGCCCTGGGGCACCTGGGTGCCTGTGAACCTCTGGCCGTGTCTGCGGCCACTTTCAGGGACCTGTTTCTCTCCTGCCTGCATAGCCTGATGCTGGTGGCCCTGCTGATGCTGCTGTTAACCTGGAGGCTGGTGCAGAAAGCCCATCACTTTGGTCTGAGCTGGTTACCCAGCCAG AATTCGGTGTTGCTGGAAGCCTTGGCACTACTGAGACGCCTCTACTTGTGGGCGGAGCACACAACCACACTCACTTCCTGGAACCTGGCCTATCTTGTCACTTGGACTAcctgccttgcttcccacctgcttcaggctgcctttgaacaCACAGCCCAACTGGCACAAGCCCAGGAGGCCAAGTCCCAGGAGACCTCGGGGCCCTTGCCTCAGTTCTTAATTCCGGAATCTTCCATCACTGAGGCTGAGCCCCTCCCATCCCAGCCTGGAACCCCCGGAGAATAA